The Lycium ferocissimum isolate CSIRO_LF1 chromosome 8, AGI_CSIRO_Lferr_CH_V1, whole genome shotgun sequence DNA segment CTCAAACATCTACAAAAGGATTCATTATATTTTATACCTATTATAGAAGCATGAGTGGTATGTCGTCAaccacaaacaaacaaacaaaaaaaaaaaaatcaaggtgAGGATCCACATGTGTGCTGTGGGTCCTACcaaaactttctctctctaaaaattCCTCGCATTTTTAGGCTTATTGTCACTTATGCCCTTATTTTGTGTTGCTGTTTATATTAtggggtataaatttatattcccgcatcataatatctcacaaatTATGTTCCGCATCATCAAAAACTTATGGCCATAGGCataaaatttaggaaaaataacaGCCTATGtctatttgaaaaaaatatttacccgaaatgactcatatttttaatattacccAAAATGACCCTTTTATACATTACTACACACTTTTATATAAGATCGACACATTATTTACAAtaagtgtataatgttgtatatcgtgtgtataaacactATTGTAAAAAAAGTTGGCTATAcagatgtaaattaaaaatataactacgtggatgtaatattttatgctgaattgtatattattgaaattattcctAAAATTAATTGCTAAAggcaaaaaatgaagaaaattgtaTTAAACCctatccaacaactcaatcatgtTAAATAAGAATAAGAAAGAGCTGGCAAGAATCACCTCACTAATTTACCAATTTTAAATATTTGcttatcaaattttattttaaggtcaATTTTTTATGTCAATTTGATCAACTTGtagagaaaatgaagaatcaatttacttttatatgacttaataaatgtttcattaaaaacaaaatatcCTACAAACCTAACACCTTATAAACTGTACaacatatttattttgaaagatggaattttttctttcaacaatttgtgaaaaatataatgaattaGGCCCATAATAGtaatatgaaaaattgaaatgattTAGTAGTGTGCTTCAATATTTTTACAATGATAGGATCCAAATATTTTATTAGGATAAagtttttaatttgtaatagaCAAATTCCTTAATAGTTTAAAAgataggagacaattgcaaaaagaaaaaaaggacatttaaataatgataataagtttagaaaatggtaaaggtacgcttagagaaaatttaaagtagagaaatttaggaaaaaagaaataaagattttaaattgaacataaaaaccgctaaagaagtcataaaaccaaaagatttaaaacttatacctttgagtaaggataaaaatgcactaattttagacacatacgtctcacacaaataatgaagaacaacatcaagaagacgaaatataaacggtcaacaaacgtatacacatattttcttaaaatgatgaagttggtctatacttaaaaatttaagactacaacagATGCTAACACATGAAAGTGCTTTTCAGTGCTattgagtagaaagagatgatggcatgaaactcggtaggagaaggtgtatttcaaatctttcaattggagaaccaaaccatGAAAGTCATATATGGGGAAGTGGACTaactaaaataatttattgatttttcaattaattgaattataatacttgctataataaaaatttcataattatattactaaaaggtactctctctatcctaatttatgtggcataatttgactaggcatgaagtttaaaaaagaaatgaaagatttttgaaacttatagTCTAAAACaggtcatagatatttgtggatttaaatcatttcattaaaggtaaaaaagaaagtttcaagttaaatgatttctaaacataaaaatatatcattattttttagacatattaaaaagaaaagtgtggtactattttttgtgttgggcccgtgctagcATGGGCTTTCATCATCTAATACCACTAGACAAGGCCCcgttattcatttttttgcgcggagtgcccttcgtttggggtggtctttaaattttgcccctcatatttgaaatctttaaaatttgttcttctattaacacccataggttccagtGTCCGAACCCACGcgtagtcaaaattttaaaaaaaaaaaaatcgcaaggcaagtttaaatttcgctggtgccggacccgcatacttttgttaaggaattaccaaagttaagctacggacccgcatacttatgccttgtagGCGTATTCTGCATAAgatgcggtccgcataactttgataattccttcacaaagttatgccggtccgcataaaagtttgcccattaaaagtatgcccccaccgcataaatttgtgaaggaattatcaaaagttatacggaccccgcatacttatgccttacggGCGTACTTACAAGATAcggggtccggcataactttgataattcctttcacaaagttatgccggtccgataaaagtttgcccattaaaagtatgcccccaccgcataactttgtgaaggaattatcaaagttatgctcTTAATCtcgatacttatgccaagttccGCCCATAAGGTACGAGTATGCCGGTCCcgataaaatgtgtaattccttaacaaaagtatgttGTCatggcatagcgaaatttaaatccgccttgcgaatttttttaaaattttgaccgcGCGTGGTTCGAACCCTGAACccatgggtgttagccgaagggcaaaaaatttaaacatttcaaatatgaagggcaaaatttaaagaccaccccaaaagaagggcaattctgcgaattgccccccGTTATTTGAGCGCTATCTGATCTTTAATCCTTTTCATGACATATTGAGTAAATCCCACATTACCCCCCTAACATTTAAGGGTTGGGAAACGATACCCCCTTCACATATTAAATGGGAATGATAACTCCCTTATGTAATATTTTCGGGTGAGAATTTGCTTTTTCTgaataaagatttttttctttctagaattaagttacaaaaatatataactctTATTATTGTCCCATTCACCTATTCCGTCGAaaataatgtacttatcttgTATAATACAACAAATACTTGGAATAATTTGTTAATAAATTTCAAGCTATGTGGCATTCGTTTTATCAATAATTTTTCATAACATAAGTTAATAACAAATGTTGtttcaataatttttcttcCGTAATTTTAATTGGTTGGATATAATTGGTGTTTAAAGTTTTagggtttttgaaaaaaaattgtatgaactaaaatttgaaaaattgttGGTTTTCTCTTCAAGAGCTATGCTATTTAGGATCTCTTTCGGACCATTCGATACTTCTATTTAGAACATATATAAATCTCATTCAACGTATACGTTTTATGCCAAATTACAAATTTTGGTAAAATTTTACTCTCCGTACCAAttgatatgaaaattttgactagACAGAGTTTTAAAAAAGAACTCTaaaaatttgtggtctaaaataaattataagatatatgtatgactataaatcatcttattaatagtgaaatgaaaattttaaaattatattaccCCCTCTGGTTCAAAACACTAGTTCACTTAACCTTTAACacaccctttaaaaaaatattaactcctAGCGTGAAGTTTATTAACAAATTATTCTAGGTAGTTATATCCTAAAAGATAATTACATTATTTTCAGCGGAATAGGTGAATGTGACAATAAAAagagttatatatttttgtagtTTAAttctcaaaagaaagaaaaaagatctttatttaaaaaaaaaaaaaaactcacctGAAAATATTACATAAGGGGGTTATCGTTCCTATTCAATATGTCGAGGGGGTATCGTTTCTCAACCCTTAAATGTTAAGGGGGTAAAGTGGGATTAACTCTGACATATTTTAATgcttttaaatatttgattatgtttttctCACGTAGCAATTTATGTAGGATGAAATAATGGATGTACACTTTCACAATAACAATCCCACGAGGATTCATATTCTTAGGAATTGTTATTCAATAGATATCCAAGACATTCTGATCTACCTTTTAATCATCTAAAAAATTAAGCCGATGGTGTTTGCTCATAATGACTTACTTTCTAGAAATTTAAGTTTTTGGGAGAAAACTTGCAAGTACAGTTTGAGTGGGTGGGGGGCATCGACCCTATCTTATGAGTGTTCAAAATATAACAGTTCTGATGAACAGTCACTTGCATGAGGATGAGCAATTTCATTTCTTCAGGCACTATTTGGATCCTGACCAACCGAAATGGAGGTATCTGATGAGGACCTTGAAGCTCTCTATATTGAGACCAAAAAGAAATTGCTTTTACCCTATTTACACAGTATTTTTCTCGACGAAGAGAATGCAATTGAACCAAGTTGTTCTCCACCACAACAAGGTGAAACAAATTCAAATCACCATTCAACAACTGAAAGATAAGACATCataattcaaaaatatttcaaagaatAATTACTGATATGCCTTGCATGGGGAAAGAAATCCAACCCTTCAATTGCATAAACACAGTTTAGAGCAGCTTCAACTAGCCTGATCGTTTCTCATACATACTGACTACCAATACCGGATAGAGGAAAGAACAAATCCTTCAACAAAACATGCAACATGCAAAACAGGTTCTTCAGCAAGAGGCCTTATGCAATTGTGCACCCATGGTGCATATTaaaccttctttctttcaaacaaAAAACACTCTACCAGAACAacaaagttgaaattgaagaaattatgTTGGACTCTCCACTTCAAGTTGATCAACGACTGGAACTATTCTCATCACCAGGCTTAATTCCACTGCAGCAAAAGAAATGTGGTAATTTGACTCGACCACAGACCCTGCATGTTTATTTGCAAGCAGAAGAACGTCAATTGTAGACCTAGATGGGACgaccaacaaagaaaaatggaattgggagcacaaaaaaaatctttgcattaaaaaagaaaatgaaacatGACATTAAACAATTGTCTTCCTTCTGAGGAACAAGATAAACATCATGGTGGCGATAAAAACTCACACCCGAATCACAAAATCATGCATGTCTTTCAAATATCATCAgttaaaatttaatttcctaCAGGATCTTTTTTATGTGTCAACAGTTATAATCTTATTGTTTAACAATCATTGAAGCAAGATGTTACACCATCGATTCAggaaaacaatataaaaagCACATGGCTTTAGTCTGACCCCTGAGCTAAGTTCAGACAACCGGGTAAAATCTCAAAAATTCACTCCATCGGATAGCCAATGCAAGCTCAATAGTGGGATATGTGATGAAAGAataacacttttttttaataggtACTGAAAGAAAAACATTTTGTTTCCTTCTTGCCGACCCTTTTTCAATTTAATGGCAGCCCAAGTACACTTTTACTTTTTCATTGTCCCATTTTTCCGAGGGGCTTTCCCGCCTATCAAAACTGTCCTTGAGACATAGAGACGTAGTCCGGCTCTCATGCTAGTTCTTGTCAAATGCAGAGTAGAATTTGAAGCTTATGGGTTTAGGATTCTAGCATTTTTAAGTTACTGGGTTCTAAACTAATAAATTGTATGTActaaatggatttttttttgacaaatacAATGTCTAGACCAAGGTTAATGGATTTGGCCGAACCCGTACCTCGGTCTCTAGCTCGGCCCCAGGTTCTTGTCCAAGCATGAAAGTTCCACTATAGGGAAAAACAATGTACTATAATGCTTTTGTTTTGTCGAGCCTTGCTTTGGTCTCTAGTTTGAAGATGGGACAAATAATAGTATTCCAGAAGCACTAAGAAAGACTTACAAATGTCGATGTATCCAACCTTTTGTTATTTACAAGCTAAATAGAGGATGCAGGGTTTTAGCTTACTAGCTAAACATTTCATTTTTGAATATGTTTCAATTGAGATTAATTTATGGGAAGAAGCATAAAATTTAACTTGTTGGCATAAAGCACTTACGTGCACCGCATAATCACTGGCACTGGTTTTAGAGCCTTTGGTCCATTTCTTATGCCTCTCTTATGAGGGGATACCTGCATGATCAAGCATATCCTATCAGCATAACAAATTGTGATGAAATGTGAACTATGTAACACAAAATTTAAACAAGTGTGCCAACCTGGCATGCAAAACTATGCAAAAAAGCACTAAGAAATAGGGGTCAAGGAGGTAGTCTAATTGACAAGGCTCCCATTTTCAGATAAAGATTCAGAGTTCAAACCTATGACCTTCTCCCGAGAAAATGTGAAGAAGGGTTTTTGTTAGGATTGTATACACTCCTTTTTGTGTAGGTAGTTGGATATATTCTTCCGGAAGCTTAATGTTACACATTGTAAATATTTGCCACTATATTAATGCAACATTAGTGAAATGATTTTTAGCtttaaaaggggaaaagaaatgCAGACAGTTCATGTGGATATATGCAGAAGCAAGCAAAAAGCCCTCCACATGAATAACCTATTAAAGTGTAAAGGTTATCAATCCTGCTGCCAATTATTAACAAAAAACCCGTAGAGTTATATATGCGGGGGCCTACAAAGCCACATTTTACCAGAATTCAGTTTACAGCATAGGGTAGCTAAGATCAGAGGAGCACTTAGAAAAGTCTTATTCTGGGCATCTTAATTTAAGTATCAACTCCATATTCATGTATTTACTGGAATCGAATTAGCTTCCCCCACCCCCTCACCATATTGATCGTTGCTAGCTTCcacaatattaaaaataaataaaaaataggagGTGTTCTTGTCCCAACCattattctaccattatcttATTCTTCCATTTTATTACTACTGTTGTTTCTTTTACTTAACTATCTTTACTATCTTTGTTGTCAATACTTTCTTTTCTTCGATATTTTTATCATAACCTTTTACTCTGATATTTCTCAAACCTGTTTTAAGAAtgcttttcttgagccgagggtctatctgaaacagcctctctaccccacaaaggttaGGTTAAGGTCTGTGTACGCCCCACCCTCCCcataccccacttgtgggatcacacttggtatgttgttgtggtggtTGAAGCTTAAGCTTACTACCCACTTTCATATCTGGAATTGTGTGGAAATTTCCTGGTCAGATCCAAGCTTCGAGGTTTGCAGGAGAATAAAgaccaaaagaaaacaaaaagcaaAGGGGGTCATTTTCTATTCTAAGCCACCACGAGCGGAAACTATTTGCTCTCTCCACCCATTTCATTTGACCCAGTACACGCCGATACCTGACACAAAGCTCACACTTTGTCTTAATCTCTTCTAGTTTGCAAGgggaataaataaatataagccACCTCCCAAAGTTCTCTACCCACATAGTTAAGGGCACCAACAGAACTCAGATATTCTTAGTGCTTCAATTCGGACGGATTTTTTCCCAACAGCACTTATGTGATGGTTCTATTTCCCAAATAAAGATCATGattgtaatttttttccctAAAGACGTCTTTCCAAAACATCCTGAATCTATCATCTACCAAGTCTATTACCTCATATTCGAAAATAGAAATACACAAGATCTGCACACATAAAAGGTTTTGCTTCACATATGAGCACAAGAGACTTTGcaacattattgatatcaaCTCACAACCTAATTAGAACTAAAGACGATAACATCACAGAAATGAAGACAAAAAGAGTATAATGTAAAACTTAATACAACAATTAGCCGCGCTGCAACACTGTTCTATCCAACATTACCCATCAAAAGCCAAAATTCATCGCAATGCAAAGCTAAACTCAAGACTCAACAGACAGGTGTAATatattaatatcattaaaaACAACTACGTCTCAGTACCAAACAAGTTAGGATCGGCTATGAATATTATGCACATACAAACGAAAAGTATTGGAAGTTGTTTATACTTTCCAAACATAAAAAAGAATCTCCGAAAGGCAAAACGATTTCTAGAAAGCATAGGCTCTACAGTAAAAGTGCTAACATTTAAATCACATTCTCAACTAATATTTAATCATCAGGTGACCTTAATGTTTCCAAAATCAATATTAGGAGActctatatacacaaaagactACATGCCCCAAAATGGATAGTAAAGGCGCCTAGAAGAACACTAAGCAATATGGTATCCTAAAACCCTAAACCCATCAGGTAATAACTAAAGGTAAGTTATATGCACAATCTAATGCTTTCTTAAAACACCTATTATAACAAGTTCCTTTATCATTTCTTAAAGATTACCAATCAAtgctactccctccatcccaatttaatgtcttactttcctttttgacCTGTCCAAAAAGAgcgtctctttctatatttagtaagctTACAAttcattttagtacattatacacatatttaatttaggaccacaagattcaaaagcctctttttattccttaaactttgtgcccgatgaaactaagacacttattaaataaagttactgcatttgattttttaaatgacctgattgtgtaaatattttctaTACGATCAGCGCACAGAACTTAAACTCATAACtaaaattataaccttaactatcactttaaaaaataataagaagaacCCCATTCAGggaatccaaaaaaaaaaaaatcatctgcAGCTTAATTACAAAGGGGACAAAAAAAGGAAGGATCTTGTTTACCTTTTTCTTGGGAACAGCCATGAGGTCCATAAAtcctatgttgttgttgtcatgttCAGGTAAAACGAATGATGGTGATGAAGCTGTAGGGTGATTAAAGGTGTTATCAAGTGGGGCAGGTATGGCTGTTTGTGAAAATCTTCGAAGGCCATTGATGTAAATGGAGTTGCTTCTAAGTTTGGCTACTGTAGACGCCATTTTCGCAAAAATGGAAGCTTTAGTTGCTGAGGTAGGAGAAGGTTTCACATATTGAATCTGAATTTGAGGCCCAAGGATTCATATTGGGCTTGCACTATCATTTTGGGCCGTTTTACGCAAGGATATTGTGTGCTTTCGGATGACACTAAATCTATGTTGGAtattttttcaatattgatCAATAAAGGCAAAACATTAACTTGTCGTCTAACATGCGCGTTAGTGTAaccttttttttccataagaTTTTTAGTTTGCTAAAAAAGATGTATTGATTATGGTctaaaaagtctagaaattttGGGTAGTTTAACGCGACTGGCAGACCACATTGTACTCAATCAAATAATGGACACTGACTCTGATTTGAATTCTCTCCCTGGCTCAATGGAAAGACAACTAAgtgaaatttaaaagaaaaaaaggatcaTTTACTAAACAGCTACTCCAAAAGAGGACAAGCAGCGAAAACTTAACATCATTTTGTTGACGTATAGGTCCAGCATAATATCTATACAACATaatgtgtataaataatatGCTTGCAACTTTCTTATTTAAAAACTATTTAATTTCATACCCAAAAATCAGGTATTTAAAAAGGAGAATTTTGAAGTTGGCTAAAGCATAAATTCAGATTTCATATCTAAATTTGAACTTCATTCAAGCAACACGCAACTTCAGACCCCATGTCTGAATTTTGAAACGTCAAAATCACAATTTCACCTTTAGGCCCGCATATCTAAAGTTAATTCTAAGGTGCTaagctttaaattttttataaatttcggTTATTCTTAAATAATGGGAtcctaaaattaattatttatgcACTCTGCCCCAAGATAATAAAGTTGGTTagccacaaaagaaaaaatcagTCATGTATAACTAAtgcgacattttttttttttgggggtaacATTGTGAAATTCCAtaacaaacaaaacaagaacAAACTAAGAGCACCTAATCCCAACACCACCTTCCAGTAAGGCTGTGATGAGTATCAAGCCTCAGGAGGAAACTAGTTACAAAATTGTTGCCAGAAACTCCTACATCTATGTGCACGTTTAGACAGCTTAAAACATTTTATTCTTTCTACAGTTTCTCGTTTTATCTGCTCCACCAATCCACCATATGAACTAACTGTATAGTAGTTCCTTTGAATAATTTCAATTCGTAACCCTCCAAGTATGATAGATCAAGCCCCCCAACATAGCAGCAGCCACttccttttttaatttcttccaATGCCTTCTCTTGATTGCTTCCAGTACCTGATGAATTCCTACAGGCACTTGAACATCAAACCACTACAATAACTCAGCTTTCGCTGTCCTGAACCAGTTACAGTGTATCACAAAGACAACATGTAGAGTCATCAACAGGGATGTGCAGGTTTAGTAGTTTAGCCTTAGTTAGCAGCCTTCAATGCACTGCAAGCCACACTATAAATCTGTGTTTTGGAGGTGAGACACAATTTCCTATCAGTTCAGCAACATTCAATTCCATCTGAGTACCTGACAAGGCAATGTAACTCCTAGGTATAGAGTAGTCCCCTCTCGCAGTAAGAGTGTATCTACCCTGAACATACCATCCTCTCATTGTATCCTTCAGAGAAATCAGCTTCCTCCAATACCAACTGTTGTCCAAAGGAGCTTTGTGTACCCATATGCTAGTATCATTTTTAATGTAAATCCCATGGACCCATTTAACCCATAGTGAGTCTTTTTTCAGCACAATCTGCCAAAGAAGCATTCCAACAGAGGCTATATTCCATTGTCCACAACCTTTGATATTGAGTTCTCCATACTTCTCAGGAACATATACTTTGTTCCAAGAAATAAGTGGTATCTTCCTCTTATCTTTTGTGCTACCTCAAAGGTATTCTTTACATTTCTTGTCCACCTCTTTCACTACACCTTGAGGCAGAATAAAGACTGAACCCCAAAAACCTATGGATTGGAAACAGCATGCAAGCACTACCTGCAACCTGCCTGCATACGATAGTTGCCTAGAATATGTGGTCTTGATCCTCTCTGTAATCTTATCAATCAAAAGATGACATTCTAATTTGCTGAATTTTTTAGATGAAAGGGGTAATACTTGTTATGGGATAATGCGACATTTCATTGACGGTATTTTACCGGCATTAAGTTATACAGGACCGGGTGTATAATAAGAAAAAGTACATTAGTAATGTATTGAAATATATTAGTAATGTCTTGAAATTAAACTATTTAACATAAAAATATCCTTTTAGATTAACTAATTCATGTATAACAATCCAAATTGACATGAACTCctaagggaaaagaaaagagatacgagaAAATACTTTTTTGCACTCAatctattaaattaaaaaatttattataaaagtcttggttaaaataaatttataatgatttctaaaaatgGAAATAGGAGaacaatttttaagaaaaagacaGTGGCATAGGATAATTGAGTTGCAAAATGAAAGGCCAAAAGTAGGAAAAGCCAAACTAGGAATAATCCTTTTATTTGATATATACAATACAATATGAAACCTTTAACAACCTTAACGACTTTGTTCCCTCCAAAACAATTTTATAACTGCAAATCTTTAATCCATGACAATTCCAGTACCATCACTCACAGTAGTGcctttttcttgccaaaatttcaacacaaagtattcaagaaaaTACACATTTAGTCCAATTGAATTTGACCCTCTTTCTCTTATACCCAAAATCAAATCTTTAAGAGACCTCAAGCAAATTCAAGCCATTTCCATAAAAACCCACAAGCAAAATGATATCTTTTTTATGAGTAAGCTCATAAATTTTTGTACAACTAATCCAACACCTGCTTCTATGCACTATG contains these protein-coding regions:
- the LOC132067917 gene encoding uncharacterized protein LOC132067917 — its product is MASTVAKLRSNSIYINGLRRFSQTAIPAPLDNTFNHPTASSPSFVLPEHDNNNIGFMDLMAVPKKKVSPHKRGIRNGPKALKPVPVIMRCTVCGRVKLPHFFCCSGIKPGDENSSSR